A genomic window from Elaeis guineensis isolate ETL-2024a chromosome 3, EG11, whole genome shotgun sequence includes:
- the LOC105041686 gene encoding uncharacterized oxidoreductase At4g09670, with amino-acid sequence MMADRANPIRFGILGCAAIARKVSRAIALAPNATVVAVGSRSVDKAQRFIADNGIPPATRAHGSYEAVLDDPAVDAVYVPLPTSLHVRWAVAAAEHGKHVLLEKPTALCAADLDRILEACGSQGVQFMDSTMWMHHPRTARMRDLLSDPNRFGQLKALHSIFTFCGDTDFLQNDIRVKPDLDALGALGDLGWYCIRSVLWAADYELPKTAIAHHGCVKNQAGVILSCGATLVWDDGKVATFHCSFLSNLTMELCVMGTRGTLHLSDFVVPFEETPVQFKFSTDTKELDTGWQPLPSEHVISTDLPQEALMIQEFSRLAGSIRDSGSKPDEKWPIITRKTQLVLDAVKESIETGFEPVNVTD; translated from the exons ATGATGGCCGACAGAGCGAATCCTATCCGCTTCGGCATTCTGGGGTGCGCCGCGATAGCCCGCAAGGTCTCCCGGGCCATCGCCCTCGCGCCCAACGCCACCGTCGTCGCCGTCGGCAGCCGCTCCGTCGACAAGGCCCAGCGCTTCATCGCCGACAACGGCATCCCGCCGGCCACCCGCGCCCACGGCTCCTACGAGGCCGTGCTCGATGACCCGGCTGTGGACGCCGTCTACGTGCCGCTTCCCACCAGCCTCCACGTCCGCTGGGCGGTGGCCGCGGCGGAGCACGGGAAGCACGTGCTCCTGGAGAAGCCCACGGCGCTGTGCGCCGCGGATCTGGACCGGATCCTGGAGGCCTGCGGGTCCCAGGGGGTGCAGTTCATGGACTCCACCATGTGGATGCACCATCCCCGGACGGCCCGGATGAGGGATCTCTTGTCGGATCCCAACCGGTTTGGCCAGCTAAAAGCG CTTCACAGCATCTTCACCTTTTGTGGAGACACTGATTTTCTTCAGAATGACATCCGTGTGAAGCCTGATCTTGATGCCCTTGGGGCTCTTGGTGATCTTGGGTGGTACTGCATCCGCTCGGTCCTATGGGCTGCCGACTACGAACTGCCCAAAACTGCAATTGCGCACCATGGCTGTGTGAAGAACCAAGCTGGTGTTATCTTGTCATGTGGGGCTACTCTTGTATGGGATGATGGCAAAGTTGCAACCTTCCACTGCTCTTTCCTTTCTAATCTGACAATGGAACTGTGTGTTATGGGAACAAGAGGAACCCTTCATTTAAGTGACTTTGTGGTTCCTTTTGAGGAAACCCCTGTTCAATTCAAGTTTTCTACAGATACAAAGGAGCTCGATACTGGATGGCAACCACTGCCTAGTGAACATGTCATCTCAACTGACCTTCCACAGGAAGCCCTCATGATCCAGGAGTTCTCGAGGTTGGCAGGAAGCATAAGAGATTCTGGTAGCAAGCCAGATGAAAAATGGCCTATCATCACTAGAAAGACACAACTGGTACTTGATGCAGTAAAAGAGTCGATTGAGACGGGATTTGAACCTGTTAACGTTACTGATTAG